ctttagaccgccgcacaatgcaatgtgcctcgttttggtcctcagggagttcttgcctatttaggtaagccaagaagggttctgtccacggggcgatgacagtcaTAATCACGTGGGACGAATGTGTTatctcggtggcggagcctccgattacgtcagattgttcgagggctggtgttgtggccggatccggactgttgttgccggtctccccttcccacaccacggatggctcgaacaacctttctaggaaaatattaggtgggacagggtcgcgcttagcgccgattcgggcgaggatatctgtcgcttgattgttttcttggaccacatggtggaattcgagcccctcgaatcgagctgacattttgaggacggcattgcgataagccgccatttttgggtccttggcatcaaaatctccatttatctgggatattgcgaggttcaaatccccacgcacctctaggcattgaatgcccatggagactgccatccggagaccatgcacagggcctcatatttggctgcattgttggagtctgtgtataatatttggaataCGTATTGgaatgtatctccggttggggatgttaggacgacgcctgcccccagacccgtcagcattttagagccgtcgaagtgcatgatccaattggagtacgcgtcatattctttagggagttcggcttctgtccattcggcgacgaaatcggccattacttgtgacttaatggctcgcagtggtttgtatgatatgtcgaacaggaggagctcaatagcccatttagcaatccggcccgtggcatcgcggttgtttataatgtcgttgagtggaacctcggaggccaccgtaattgaacactcttgaaagtagtgtcgtagtttttgggatgccatgaagatcgcgtatgctatcttttgataatgtgggtaccgggatttgcatggagtgaggacagtggatacgtagtataccgacttttgaagtgggaacttatgtccgctcgtttctcgttcgacgacgagcactgcgcttacaacctggtgtgttgccgctatatataacagcattggttcgccgatatttggcacggccaagattgggttgctggccaaggcagattttatttcttccaatccggtcgtagtcgcgtccgtccactcaaagtgttcggtgtgccgaagaaggcgataaagaggtaatgccttttctcccaatcgggagataaagcggcttaaggcagccacgcatccagttaatttctggatttgcttgaggtttgttgggatagccaactgtgcagagcttggattttagccggattcgcttcaattcctctattggaaatgatgaagcccaagagcttttcggcgggtacgccgaaaacacatttttctggattgagcttaatggaATATGCTCGgatattgtcgaacgtgagcctcaagccatctatcaaagattcgacgtgtctggttttaattactacattgtctacgtatgcctccactgttttgccgatttgtgcttctaggcatgtctgaatcatgcgttgataggtcgcaccggcgtttttgagccgaaaggcatggtgttgaaacagaaggggccgtatggagtaatgaatgccgttgcagcttgatcgggctccaccatcttgatttgatggtattcggagtatgcatcgaggaaacacaatgagtcatgtcccgcagtagcatcgataatttgatcgatgcgggggagggggaagggatccttggggcaaccttgttaaggtccttaatatcgacacataggcgccatgatttgtccttctttggtaccatcaccaggtttgctagccagtccagatgttttatttctctaatgaatctggcctcgagtaacttggctagttcttctcccatggcttgtcgcttgggttcgaaGAAACGCCTAAGAGTTTGCTTGATCGGCTTGTACCCCTTtagaatgtttaggctatgctcggctagcCTGCGTAGGATGCCTGGCAtacctgaaggatgccaggcaaagatgtcccaattctcgcgtaagaactcccgcagtgcggcgtctgttgtggggttcagctgtgccccgatggattctGTTTTtgaagggtccattgggtggacctggaatttgactatttcgtccgctggtttaaaagaggtgtacttggatcttttgtcgagtatcacgtcgtccctgtccactgtagagcgcaacgcagttagttcttcggccgcgagggcttcggataacgctTCGAGAGCTAGtgcggcggttttgttttcggcacggagtgctatgtccggatcactatctagagtgatgattccattgggcccaggcatcttgagcttcatgtacccgtgatggggtatagcttggaagatcgtgaatgcctctcgccttaaaagggcgtggtatccgctactaaacggggccacttggaatgtgatttcttcggacctgtaattctccggcgtgccgaataccacatctagtgtgatttttcccgcacattgtgcctcccgactagggatgattcctctgaaggtcgtgctgctttgctcaatgcggctcttgtctatttccatttttcgaagagtctcctcatagatgaggtttaatccgctgccgccgtccgtgagtactttagtaagccggaagccgtccacaattggactaaggaccaaagcggctggagctcgggctgtgcagaattgaggttcatcactggcattgaaggttatggccgtgtcattccatggatttattgttgcaacgtggcaaacttcggcgaggTTGTGAAGTgcccgcttgcgcctattgtttgaggcaaaagtctcgaagactgtcagtattgtattgttattttccgcgGGAGGGTGCTCGGTGGTATTATTGACGAGGAGGTCCTCGCCGCTCCTGGCcatctgccggagtatccaacatgctctaaggctgtgtgttggcatggtatccgatgtactttgaattttgcatggcccattgagccatccctccaatacggttctgcGCTCTGTAGTGGgttttggcttctttgtaattggattaggtgacttacgagagtacacccttttagttcagacAGAGGGtctaggagccagaggatcccagaattgtgtttgggatttccaagtgctttccatcacacagtacttccgtactatggacgccaagtcagcgaagtgtgttatatcatggtgacttatggcgttgaggattcccttgtccgtgcaatttttgcaaaagaatgaaattgcgtcttcctcgtgacagtccttcacCTTGCTtattgcaaggaggaatctggcccaatagtgatgtactgtctcttggggctcttgtctaatatgggaaagatcacttatgtgagggtgggtgggtagatttaagtccaaaccctggccCGGTCTGAGACCCAAAGGAGTTTCCGAGCTTGGTAGTTCGGGCTCTGGGACATGGCCCAATGGTACTAACCCGCTGTTCGATTCCATgttcgaagcttgggccatgtcctcccgtagacgggtatccggctcggagagctcgggaatccggacatagtttgtcctcaaaatagaggaagaattgctgcatctctcctccaccaccgctatctgatgggtaaccgacggagagttaatctccctttggccgggtttaagcccgatctgatcatagtccgtagcgactcccaatgcggcaatgcgatccaagagctcattcaaagaagagagctccattggatccatctgctcggtaaaTCCCGAGCCGACGTagaggttgtttttgatgacccgagaagtcatcatcggcgcgacgGCCGATGGGCGGTCACGACAAAGCCGCCtaatcggagagtttggcctacagccagggctcccccagaggtaacgTTGTccctgacaacaaggcgagccatcaggccttaccgtgacggcacagtggaactcttaatgaaagcaccaatgtcggtgtcaaaaccggcggatctcgggtagggggtcccaaactgtgcgtctcggccggatggtaataggaggcgagggacacgaagttttacccaggttccggccctctcgatgaaggtaaaaccctacatcatgcttgattaatattgatgatatgggtagtacaagagtagatctaccacgagatcagagaggctaaaccctagaagctagcctatggtatgattgttgttgtcctacggactaaaaccctccggtttatatagacaccgaaggggctagggttacaccgagtcggttacaagggaggagatctacatatctgaatcgccaagcttgccttccatgcaaaggagagtcccaaccggacacgggacgaaatcctgtatcttcatagtccagaagtccggctgaaggtatagtccggccatccggacaccccctaatccaggactccctcagtagcccctgaaccaggcttcaatgacgacaagtccggcacgcagattgtcttcggcattgcaaggcgggttcctcctccaaatatttcatagaagattttgaacacaaagatagtgtctggctctgcaaaataagtttccacatattgtcatagagagaataatatttacacaaatctaatctgctgacatattccgtaatgtgacacaccacggccaagcctttatccgagtcgtttcattatcccacctcagcgcgtcatgcgaggcggtttccttggcacgtcttgttaaagcaaagatcatgtccccttattccgggattctcatcaatgcgggcgtgggtaacccagccgcttctaggactcctagatcataggcaagtccaaacggacacggagaggacgcttgatattcaccttctttataaaggggacaaggcttttatttttccctcccgtgctcaatcgaatcgttcccccacctcaagctcaaacgcccgaagttcaggtcaggtgctccgaaccttcagtcatgtccggatctagccttcaaggccaatgggtgccttcctccgtcatggaagaagacatcaaaaaattgagggaggccagatatttgaccgccgagattttgcatcggctgcctccccgagggcaggccgttcccacccccgaacccaacgagaacgtcgtgttcgtctcccacttcctccgaggtctaggccttgctctggatcctttcgtcaggggtctgatgttttattacgggctagacttccatgatctagctccgaactcttttcttcatatcacgacatttattgtcgtgtgcgaggccttcctccgggttacccctcactttggcctatggctcaagacctttgaagtgaagccgaagacgatcgaggggcaacatgcagcgtgtggaggtgcctcaatatgcaagatggcaggagctccgtggcccaaaggttccatcccagaggtgtctgaattgtggcaacaggagtggttctacatcacggctcctagaagtgccaagtgggcggccgcccctgttttccgctcgggccctccaccacaactgatgtcatggatcagcagaggtctgagctggggtccagccaaggacgtgcctatactgcaaagccacatTCGCGATCtcatcaatggagattttagtttggttgcggtaatacaagttatgctggttcgtcaagtccagccttgcaaacgccggcctgttcgcctatgggagttcaatcccgagggaccgcgtgtcattcaaaattttctcggcctgacgcacgaggagatgtacaagtcattcttcggacctcaggtggagtgtccggaaatcaccgaggacgtgggcctgaatagtaaccgcgccgccgaacaggtaaggcatcttccggccgaacatactatctctcctttgttacggagttatttctgagagtttgctttttgaccaggactggctaataaaggcgaagttgattcggtgttcggccccccttcctgaggatttggaaaatccggtattggaaaagatgctccagaccgcaccttgcccgaagcccttgaaggaagatactgtggaggataatgcgggcggacgcgagcccccaacgctgcccattctagacGAGGGAGCAAGCGTCTCCATGAAAGAAGACAAGCAGAAGagaaaaaggactgcgcccggggattcgaaagccgaagcttccaaacgggagaagaagtctcccacagagggtcctaccttagggggcgccgttgccgcacaaagtccgcggggggatcaattctcccgcgagtcgtaagtgacccgaaatactttaatagtacagatatatcATTTTTTtttctgagaagataaccaccgcatatatttttacaTTTCGGGCCTTAGCTCCTCTCGTCGACAGCGTCGTCCTCTCAGGCGCAGGCGCAGCCGGACTTCGATTACCTGTTCAAGCTCCTCCTCATCGGCGACTCCGGCGTCGGCAAGAgcagtctcctcctccgatttacatcCGACTCATTCGAGGACCTATCCCCAACCATCGGTACGCACATCCctaatttctttctttctttccctcATCTAATCAAATcgaatccaatccaatccaatccaatcaaACCCATGGAATCCCTAATTGGATCcctgatgagatgagatgagatgagatgcaaTTGCAATTGCAGGCGTGGACTTCAAGGTGAAGATGGTTAACATTgccggcaagaagctcaagctcgccgTCTGGGACACCGGTACCCTACTCCCATCTCCACTAGTTTCTTACATTGAACCGTCTCCGATTGCTTAGGCCCACTCCACTCCGCTCGCATGTCATGTCATGTGAAACTACACTACATATACTCTGTTTCTCCAATCTCTTCACTACTCTCTGCTTGCTTTTTTAATTCTAGTATACTGTAAAATTGTCCTGTCCTGTCCTGTCCTCCCCTGCCCTCACTCCTCAGTAAAATTATTTCATTGCATTGCATTGGGGTGGAGGGTCATCTAGGATATTATCCTCTAAACAAAGTAGAGCAAGGAAGAATAGTCCCTGGTTCCAAGCTTTTAGTGTTATGTCACATCTAACACATGACAATTTTGACCGCCTGATGCTTTTGTAGAATTTCCCCTTTCTTTTGTTTCCGAGTAGATTATGTGTGCAATGCGATTCAGTTTTTTTCTCGTTTTCTTAAATGCCCCAGTTCACCCTTTTGAGTTCTCATGATTTAGCTGCTGATGCCGTGTGCCTCTTGTGCAGCTGGACAGGAACGGTTTAGGACCTTGACCAGCTCTTACTACAGAGGGGCACAAGGGATCATCATGGGTAATATGTTTACCGTCTCATACTCCTTCCTTTCTTCTCCCCGTCCTATGTATGTATATTCATGCAACTTGATGGCACATTAAATAGCCTAGTTTTGCAACCAAACTACTCTGTCAATTGCCTTATACAGTATTATCAAAACTACACATCAGCTTAAGATTCAGTTATAGATGATTAAGACTTTCGTGACAGAAAATTACTGCATCTATAGAGCATCCTTTCAGGCTTGTTGCAACTTTTGAGATCCTCATACAAGGAGGGTACAACAGTTTTTCACTACATGGGGTCGCAAAGCCTCTTTTTTTTGTTGCTGTTTCTTTTATTTGTGTGTTCCTTGCTGGGTTCTAACGAGCTGTCTAATTTGGAGAAATGCCACTTAATAAACGTCTCGTCTGTTTTCCAGTGTACGATGTTACTCGCCGAGAAACATTCACCAATCTCTCTGACATATGGGCCAAGGAAATTGACCTGTATTCGACCAACCAGGACTGTATAAAGATGCTTGTCGGAAACAAAGTGGACAAGGTACCGCTTCTGTCCACACCTCTACATTCTTATGTCACTTATCTGTATTTGTGtcgaggcatgctgcatagtagGTTTCTCGGGTGGATGTTTTTTTTCCTGTCTGTGTTTAGAGTTGACTTGAGAGCAGAGCTGAATGTGGATAATGCTTGGTTTGGCAGGAAAGTGAGAGGGCTGTCACCAAGAAGGAAGGCATTGACTTTGCCAGGGAGTATGGGTGTTTATTTCTGGAATGCAGTGCGAAAACCAAAGTGAACGTGGAGCAGTGCTTTGAGGAGCTTGTGCTCAAGGTATGTATACATGATGTTGTGACTTCCAGCTCTCGATTCCTTCTGTATCTGGCATGGTTGTACTACTGTGAAACTGCACTTCAAACGGCTATTCATGCATCAAGGCGTGTCCGTGCACACTAGTGGAATGCTGCTTGTTCTGTTTATGTGTCTAGAAAAGGACCAGTATAAATTAGCTCTTGTTGGTCGGTCTTGTTACTTACACGTGGAACACTCTCACAGATAGAATAGAAACATTTACTAGTGCAGATGATTCAGTATAAATTTTCTGTATTGAATGGAGTTTTTCTTTCCCATGTGTTGAAACTGACATGAATGTTGCCCGCACGATGGTGCAGATATTGGACACGCCGAGCCTGTTGGCGGATGCATCCTCTGGGGCGAAGAAGAACATCTTCAAGCAGAAGGCGCCAGAGGCTGATGCTGCGGCGAGCGGCTGCTGTTGATTTCATTCACGCATGCTAATCCCGGACATCTATCTATGATCTATCTTAGTGGAGGATGGATGACAACGTTTGTTGGAGAAAGTGATGATATCTAGGCAGCTTGTTTGTTTCTGCCGGTTTTATTTCGCTTTTGTGTTGCTGTATATGAATCAGTCAGTCGGTCGGTCGGTCAATGCTCCTCATGTTGAAGTTGAATCTGAAAACAAAACACAGTACCTTGGCAGCTTTCAGCTCTCTCTATAATGTACGTACGTATTATTAAGAAAAGCTCTATAAATTTAGTCACGAGGAAACAATTGATTTGTGCTGAAATTTAGTTTATAAAATCATCCAGGTGAGCTCGTGCATACAAACAGACGTGGTCGAGTTCCTATACTAGGCTAATCAGTTTTCTGTTACATCAAGTTTGTATGCATCAACTCTATCAATCTGAACTCGTGCTTGCAGAGAGACATCAAGTCCATCAGTTCGGAATTATTTGTCCTTGGACATTATTTTTTTGTTCCTTGAGAACATGTTTGGACAGTTGCATGTTAGGACAAGTACATGTCTCCCTCCAAACACGTTCAGAGAAGATGAATTTTTTTGCATGCTCAGACAAGTTCTCCCTCCGTAAaggaatataagagcgtttagatcagatcactaaagtagtaatctaaacaacactcttatatttcttcaccggacgacggagggagtacatgtcttGATTTTTGCATCTTCAGACAAGTTCCTTTCAAAATGGCTCAGAGAATATTCCTGCATTTTGCATGTCTCAGTTCAATTTTGCTCAATTCCAGCACTGTGCATGAACCAACAGTTGCTCTCAGTTCAATTTTGCTCAATTCAACCAACTGCCATTAGTTTAGGGTTCAAATGAAAATGACAAACAGTACGCTCGCTCAGATTATTGCCAAGACCACAGAAGGTGCACTGCATCTGCATGAGAGGAAGGGTGGCACGAGCTGCTTCAGGAAGCCAAGGTCGTTCGTTCCTGTGTCTTGTCCATCTGCGCTGGCGCAGGAAGCCGTTCCACAACTCTGACAAAGTACAATAACAACCCAACTGATGGACAACAAGGAGTTCTTGACCGCATACATACTATATTACTGGAGCTTGCAAATGCGTTTAATGATCCGCAGTTTCTACCTccccatggggatgtacctgaaTGAGTAGAAGGTGGTTTCTCATTGTCAGAAGAGTCAGCCACAAGACCTACAGAACCTGTCGGTGAAGAATCCCAAGCAGTCAAGCAGGCCTCGCAGCTGCGCAATCTCATTCATAGGCAGAGACACAGCGGTAGAGATCGTGGTAGAGACATATCTGCTGATGAAGAGCGGACACCACCACCCGTGGAAGCCAAGTGTAGTGTCGACGAAGAGCAGCGAGTCGACGTAGAGCGGCATGTTAAAGCCACCGGCGGCGGAGTCGGCGTAGATCAACGATCACCATGTACGGAAGCCGCCAGAGGAGTCCTCCTTGATGTAGGGCGGTCACCATCACGTGCGGAAGCCATCAAATAAGTCGTTGTAGAGCGGCCACATCCGTGGGCGGAAGCCGCGAGAGGAGTCGACGTAAAGCGGCCACTACCACATGCAAAAGCCGTAAGAGGAGTCGACGTAGAGCGAGCACTACCACCATGAATAGATGCCGCGAGAGGAGTCGACGAATAGCGACCAACACAGCCTGCTGAAGACGCCGTATGTAGGCGACATCACAGACGGACGAGGACCAAACACCGAGCGACGACGTATGTGCGAGATGGTGCCAATGTAGGGAACACCGTGGAAAATCAGGGACGTTTTATCTCTctgtgcatcaacaataacatttcttCTAAACATATAGCAAAATAAAGCCAGCTGATTGCAGAAATAGCAACGAAAGACTTGTAGAACTATCAAGTCACATAGCTTTGCAATCACTAGTAATAGAACTAATAAATATAGTAGTAGAAATGTGTCTAGGCTTACTAGCTGCTCAACCCTGACAGGAATGGTACAACACCCTGGACTGGAATGCAAATAGAATAAGTAAGACATGAGCTATAAGAAGAAGATCCAATTAAGAGGGGTATGATGAAGTTGAGTTGCCAATTAAGAAGAAGATCCACAGCGTTGCTATCAACCATCTCATAAATACATACATGATTTTATTTTACTTACGCTACAGCCATCATCTGTTTCATAATACTActacatagcatagcataacataggaGCTGCTGCTCTCCACTTTCGCCACAGATCCGGAGCTTCTGCCCAACGGCCTTATTTTCGCAGATCTGGCGTCTCCTTGCTGTGGGTGACCCCGGGCTCGCGCCGAGCCAGGAGAGTGGGGTGAGGAAGGCAAAGTTATTTGTCTCGATTCTAGATATCTTTTGGGCGCTATGAGGGCCATCGCCTGGAACTGCCGAGGTATGGGCAGAAGCCTTGGCAGTGAGAGGATGCTCTATCTTGCCAACTTGATGCGGTCTACGAAGACACAGGTAACATTTGTTTCAGAAATCAAGTCTTCCAAAGTCCGTTCTGTCAATCTTGTTAATAGGTTTGATGTTGCCAACGGCTTTGTTGTTCCTTCTAGAGGTGCCTCAGGTGGCCTTTGGCTTATGTGGACCGATGAGCTCAAAGTTTCTGTGCATGCTGTTGCTTTTCACTATATTTTAGCAAATGTAGTTCATGCAGCTTCAGGGGTCAACTTTTGTCTTATTTGTATATATGGCGACCCGTATCACAGGCAGACTAATGCCATCTGGGACCAAGTTGCTGATTTTGTCTATGATAACCTAGGAAAGCCCATGGTTTGTATGGGGGACCTTAATGATATCATTTATGATGTGAATGCGTGTGATGGTAATATCAACTTCTATCGTATGAATGCTTTCAGGTCTCTTGTTAAAAATTGTGGGCTGTTTGATATTGGTTATAGTGGTCCTTCTTATACTTGGCGTGGTAGGCAACATACTTCTAAGCCCATTCATAGACGTCTTGATCGATACTTGGTCAATTCTGATTGGTGCGCTTTTTATCCTAATACTAAAGTGCTGAATCTTCCTATTATTCTTGGTGACCATGCTCCCATTTTAATTTCCTCGGAAGGTAAACTTGTTAGGCCTAGACaattttttaaatttgaaaacCGGTGGCTTATGGAAAAAGATTTTCACTCTTTTGCTAAAAATAATTGGATTTCTAGTTCCCTGACCTCTTTTGCTGCAAAGTCATCTTCTTTGGCAGGATCTTTAAAAGTCTGGTGCAAGAAGAAAAAACCTCTCTAACAAGAACTTGCTGAGCTAGAATCCAGAATCAAGGATTTGCAACAGCTGCCTCTCCACCAACAGGACCATGTTTTGGAAAGTACTCTTACTAATAGGTATGAACTTACGCTTTCCAAACTCAATCAGTTTTACAGGCAAAGAAGTAAAAGGTCTTGGGCTGTAAAAGGTGATCGCAACACAAAATTCTTTCATCAAACTGTGCTCAAACGTAGAAAAAGAAATACTATTTGTTCTATCAAAGATGAGCATGACAATATTCATTTCAAACCGGAGGCCATGATGCAAACGTTTGTTAATTATTTCAGACACATATTTTCctctcctaacacttatgctggcaGGCCTTTTTCTTCCCCTATTTGGACTAATGACAACAATGATCCTACTTATTCTATTCCGGACAAGACTGAACTTTTGCGGATTCTTAAAGACATGAAGCTTAATGCTTCTCCTGGTCCTGATGGGTTCAATGTAGAATTTTATTTAGCTACTTGGGATTGGATTGGGGATGAGGTAACTCAGCTTGTCACTCACTTCTATAATACTGCTACACTTCCCCCTCACATCAATGATACCAATATTGCTCTTATCCCTAAGAAGTTGGTTCCTCTTGTGCCCATGGACTACCGTCCTATTAGTCTTTATAATGTGCTTTATAAAATCATTGCTAAGTCTCTTGCGAATAGACTTAAGCATCATCTTCCTGATTACATTGACCAAGCTCAACAAGCATTTATTGAGGGTAGACGTATTAGTGACAACATTATCATTGCTCAGGAAATTGCTCACTCGTTTTCTCTTAAATCCTGGAAATATGATGCCTTTATGCTTAAGATTGACCTTGCCAAAGCTTTTGATCGTTTAGAATGGAATTTCATTGTTTCTGCTCTGGCTCGTAAAGGGCTGCATGGTCATTTTGTTAATTTGGTTCATGCATGCATCTCATCTCCCTCATTCTCTGTTCTCATTAATGGCCAGCCCTCTCCTAAATTTAAGAGCTTCAGAGGAATACGACAAGGCTGTCCCATGTCTCCTTACTTGTTTGTTCTTGCAATTAATGAACTTTCCATCTTGCTTAATGAAGCTTTGCAGGCTAACCAATTGCAGGGAATTTCTCTTGGACCAAACTGCCCCTCTGTCCATTCTCTTCTATTTGCAGATGATCTTCTGGTGTGTGGGCACGCTACTTATCAGGAGGCTCAGACGATGGCCAGTCTTATTCAACACTTTTGTGCTCTTTCTGGTCAAACTCCTAACTGGAATAAATCTGCCATTCTCTTTAGCAATCATGTTTCTCAGAATATTATTAATGATATTAAGCAAGTCTTTCCTGTTGCTAATCTTGATGCTAATTTCACTCATCTTGGTCATCCTCTAATTTTGCCTGCTAAGAATAGGGGTGCTGCTTATAACTTTGTTTTGGATAATTTTTTAAATAAGCTCCCCTCTTATAAAGCTAACATGCTATCTCATGCTGCCCGTCTTGAACTTATTCGCTCTGTCTTTTCTGCTATCCCGGTTTACTATATGGCAAACATTctgttttcaaaaaaaattattgCCAAGCTCACTTCTATCATTAGGAATTTTTGGTGGACAGGGATTAGAGAAACAGATTCTAAGAGGAGTCTTTGTCTCAGAGCATGGAAGGATCAATGAGAGTCTTATTCTTGCTGCGGCTTGGAGGTTAGCTAAAAACCCCTCCTCCCAATTATATTGTGTTCTTCAAGCCAAATATTTTTCTACCACTTCTATTTGGAAAGCTACTAATAATCC
The Triticum dicoccoides isolate Atlit2015 ecotype Zavitan chromosome 3A, WEW_v2.0, whole genome shotgun sequence genome window above contains:
- the LOC119272805 gene encoding ras-related protein RABC1-like; this encodes MEDVDTVAGNIAEEAAKDAAEDTTAGAAKATGEASAEGTSGGPASGAGKAFAEEEVLLSSTASSSQAQAQPDFDYLFKLLLIGDSGVGKSSLLLRFTSDSFEDLSPTIGVDFKVKMVNIAGKKLKLAVWDTAGQERFRTLTSSYYRGAQGIIMVYDVTRRETFTNLSDIWAKEIDLYSTNQDCIKMLVGNKVDKESERAVTKKEGIDFAREYGCLFLECSAKTKVNVEQCFEELVLKILDTPSLLADASSGAKKNIFKQKAPEADAAASGCC